A genomic region of Solanum dulcamara chromosome 2, daSolDulc1.2, whole genome shotgun sequence contains the following coding sequences:
- the LOC129872065 gene encoding mediator of RNA polymerase II transcription subunit 20a-like, giving the protein FVNLFVVRILHWQPNAGTTINTHILTKISQCVESINGVKNGTWKNTLSFYKPILKEQANASEFSQSFLGISLHEQPNKYYMLIREQRLIMEAESSIVTIMKTLQSYKMKVALNFEGFQYRLGDFRLRVGKIVPIRGIIMEMEYLPISSWETSHQIMGEFFDIWKEALVKRSLPGHFVHIEQKFSEYGLSDQYTSQHTAVQYASILTQMIATIKSSLGVRN; this is encoded by the exons TTTGTCAATTTATTTGTTGTTAGGATTTTGCACTGGCAGCCAAATGCAGGAACAACAATCAACACTCACATACTGACAAAAATATCTCAATGTGTTGAGAGCATTAATGGTGTTAAAAATGGAACATGGAAAAATACTCTTAGCTTTTACAAGCCTATACTCAAAG AACAAGCAAATGCATCGGAATTTTCCCAAAGCTTTTTGGGAATTTCACTTCATGAACAGCCCAACAAGTATTACATGCTAATTAGAGAGCAACGATTGATCATGGAGGCAGAGTCATCAATTGTGACGATAATGAAGACCTTAcaatcttataaaatgaaggtTGCACTCAATTTTGAG GGGTTTCAGTATCGACTTGGTGACTTCCGATTGCGAGTGGGCAAAATTGTTCCAATAAGGGGAATAATTATGGAG ATGGAGTATCTTCCGATTTCCTCATGGGAAACATCGCACCAGATTATGGGTGAATTCTTCGACATATGGAAGGAAGCTCTTGTAAAAAGATCATTACCAGGTCATTTTGTGCACATTGAACAAAAATTTTCAGAGTATGGCCTCTCTGATCAATACACTTCACAGCACACAGCTGTACAATATGCTAGCATCTTGACTCAAATGATAGCAACAATTAAATCATCACTAGGAGTGAGAAACTAG